The proteins below are encoded in one region of Brachyspira intermedia PWS/A:
- the fabG gene encoding 3-oxoacyl-ACP reductase FabG, translated as MKNKSILITGASGSIGFAISKKIIENGYDAVMCYNKNDSFIEKIKEFAKDYDVNIRFLKMNITDREEVKNILTKDIEENGAYYGIVLSSGITMDNAFPAMSGDEWDNVIDVNLKSFYNIVNPIIMPMIRNKKGGRIIAISSITGIIGNRGQVNYAASKAGLIGAVKSLAIELGKRNITVNCIAPGIIESEMINDEIIEHAKNMIALKRIGKPEDVANAVNFLLSDEANYITKQVISVDGGMY; from the coding sequence ATGAAAAATAAATCTATTTTAATAACAGGTGCTTCAGGCAGTATAGGATTTGCTATATCAAAAAAGATTATAGAAAATGGTTACGATGCTGTAATGTGCTATAATAAAAATGATTCTTTTATAGAGAAAATAAAAGAGTTTGCAAAAGATTATGATGTTAACATAAGATTTTTAAAAATGAATATTACAGACAGAGAAGAAGTTAAAAATATATTAACTAAAGATATAGAAGAAAACGGAGCTTATTATGGTATAGTGCTTTCATCTGGAATCACTATGGATAATGCTTTTCCTGCTATGAGCGGAGATGAATGGGATAATGTTATAGATGTTAATCTTAAAAGTTTTTATAATATAGTTAATCCTATCATAATGCCTATGATAAGAAATAAAAAAGGCGGAAGAATTATAGCTATAAGTTCAATAACTGGTATTATTGGTAATAGGGGACAGGTTAATTATGCGGCTTCTAAGGCGGGATTAATAGGGGCTGTTAAATCTTTAGCTATAGAATTGGGTAAAAGAAATATTACTGTAAATTGTATTGCTCCGGGTATTATTGAAAGCGAAATGATAAATGATGAAATAATAGAACATGCAAAAAATATGATAGCTTTAAAAAGAATAGGAAAGCCTGAAGATGTTGCAAATGCTGTAAATTTCTTATTGTCTGATGAGGCTAATTATATTACTAAGCAGGTTATAAGTGTTGACGGCGGAATGTATTAA
- a CDS encoding ankyrin repeat domain-containing protein: MKKLINIIFIFALFFNVSYALTDNESKFLKSCEEGKYDAVVAFINKKVNVNVVSEDGVTGLMLASHHGHTAIARLLVNSNADVNVSDKVGYTALLMAAAGGYHDIVKILLKAKADVNAANSYGETALHIASYKLYADIVKTLIDYKVNINAINNDGDNALIMVFMSADKSENMLPVAKLLCDNGIDVNARDKNGRTALTYVKNNYKKPDTLIAFLTEYGATE; this comes from the coding sequence ATGAAAAAATTAATAAATATTATTTTTATTTTTGCACTATTTTTTAATGTATCTTATGCCTTGACTGATAATGAAAGCAAATTCTTAAAATCCTGTGAAGAAGGTAAATATGATGCAGTTGTTGCCTTTATAAACAAAAAGGTTAATGTTAATGTTGTATCTGAGGACGGAGTTACAGGATTAATGCTTGCATCTCATCATGGACATACTGCTATTGCAAGGCTTTTAGTAAATTCCAATGCAGATGTAAATGTTTCTGATAAAGTAGGTTATACTGCTTTATTGATGGCGGCAGCAGGCGGATATCATGACATTGTGAAGATTTTATTAAAGGCAAAAGCAGATGTTAATGCGGCAAATAGTTACGGAGAAACTGCTTTGCATATAGCTTCATATAAATTGTATGCTGATATAGTGAAGACTTTGATTGATTATAAAGTGAATATAAATGCCATTAATAATGATGGAGATAATGCCTTAATAATGGTTTTTATGTCTGCTGATAAAAGTGAAAATATGCTTCCAGTTGCTAAGCTTCTTTGCGATAATGGAATAGATGTTAATGCTAGAGATAAGAACGGAAGAACTGCACTTACATATGTGAAAAATAATTATAAAAAACCTGATACTTTGATAGCATTTTTAACAGAATACGGTGCTACTGAATAA
- a CDS encoding D-sedoheptulose-7-phosphate isomerase, which yields MIEELIKRIPKLENIKDNIESAINETIKCYERGNKVLIAGNGGSACDSEHIAGELLKSFLKKRPINEEIRKELLQFDDGQYIADNLESPLRAVALTSHLGLSSAYLNDKEPYLVFAQQLLGFGDKGDIFFAISTSGNAKNIIYAAKLAKAMGIKVVSFTNENGGKLAEMADIAIKAPAKETHITQEFHEAIYHEICIRVEENFFKENR from the coding sequence ATGATAGAAGAATTGATAAAAAGAATTCCAAAATTGGAAAATATAAAAGATAATATCGAATCTGCTATAAATGAAACTATAAAATGCTATGAAAGAGGAAATAAAGTTTTAATAGCAGGAAATGGAGGAAGTGCCTGCGATAGTGAGCATATAGCAGGAGAGTTATTAAAAAGTTTTTTGAAGAAGCGTCCTATCAATGAAGAGATAAGAAAGGAGCTTTTACAATTTGATGATGGACAGTATATTGCCGATAATTTAGAATCTCCTTTGAGAGCCGTTGCTTTAACTTCGCATTTAGGACTTTCAAGCGCTTATCTTAATGATAAAGAACCTTATTTGGTATTTGCTCAGCAATTATTAGGATTCGGAGATAAAGGAGATATTTTCTTTGCTATAAGCACATCAGGAAATGCAAAGAATATTATATATGCTGCAAAACTTGCTAAGGCTATGGGAATAAAAGTTGTATCATTTACTAATGAGAATGGAGGAAAACTTGCCGAGATGGCTGATATTGCTATTAAGGCACCTGCTAAAGAAACTCATATAACTCAGGAATTTCATGAAGCAATATATCATGAAATTTGTATAAGAGTAGAAGAGAATTTTTTTAAAGAAAATAGATAA
- a CDS encoding ABC transporter substrate-binding protein, which translates to MKNNKTIIFVLIIIFILISSFTISKKYMYPKNETDEVITIGISQMIEHDALDLIYKGIADELNKYYKDSNKKINIDYQNAQGEQANCNTIAQKFVNDKKDIIIAIGTPSAQSAVNLTKDIPIIVSGIGDPIGAKLVTNLNKPNVNVTGIINLPPIAKQIELMHTLLPNAKKIGLLYCSSEINSAYQIKLAKEKLDSIGLEYVDLTVANANEIQQIMLSAVNKVDAIFSPTDNIIANSMANVAMIEESTKIPVVCADASMTKIGGTVTYSVDYYDMGVSTAKKTIEVLEGIKDIKNIPLEPSENYNFVVNTNMINKLGISIPNDIYNN; encoded by the coding sequence TTAATATCATCATTCACTATAAGCAAAAAATATATGTATCCAAAAAATGAAACTGATGAAGTTATAACAATAGGAATAAGTCAGATGATAGAACATGATGCATTAGATTTAATTTATAAAGGCATAGCAGATGAATTGAATAAATATTATAAAGACAGTAATAAAAAGATAAATATTGATTATCAAAATGCTCAAGGCGAACAGGCAAACTGCAATACAATAGCACAAAAGTTCGTTAATGATAAAAAGGATATTATAATAGCAATAGGCACACCTTCGGCACAGTCAGCCGTCAATTTAACGAAGGATATACCAATAATAGTTTCAGGCATAGGTGATCCAATAGGTGCAAAGCTAGTGACGAATTTAAATAAACCGAATGTAAATGTAACTGGAATTATAAATCTTCCTCCTATAGCAAAGCAAATAGAACTTATGCATACACTTCTTCCAAATGCTAAGAAAATAGGACTTTTATATTGTTCGAGTGAAATTAATTCTGCATATCAAATAAAGCTAGCAAAAGAAAAATTAGATTCCATTGGACTTGAATATGTAGATTTAACTGTTGCAAATGCTAATGAAATTCAGCAAATCATGTTAAGTGCAGTAAATAAAGTTGATGCTATATTCTCACCTACTGATAATATAATAGCAAACAGCATGGCTAATGTTGCTATGATAGAAGAAAGCACAAAAATACCTGTTGTATGTGCCGATGCCAGCATGACAAAAATAGGAGGCACTGTTACTTATTCCGTTGATTATTATGATATGGGAGTTTCTACTGCTAAAAAAACAATAGAAGTATTAGAAGGTATAAAAGATATAAAAAACATACCTTTAGAGCCTTCAGAAAATTATAACTTTGTTGTTAATACCAATATGATTAATAAATTAGGAATTAGCATACCAAACGATATTTATAATAATTAA